A region of Huiozyma naganishii CBS 8797 chromosome 12, complete genome DNA encodes the following proteins:
- the ASE1 gene encoding Ase1p (similar to Saccharomyces cerevisiae ASE1 (YOR058C); ancestral locus Anc_5.658) codes for MPSRSASSAGRCRSVLVPVPRRTLLEELKITGNGNTSTTKITKWSEYTQNLKNKQHRDGGLFVGWASRWVYCSQLVNFVVSVSLCVLGGFFVIKKKLENEGSETKHQCKCVNIYMAEQRENSTQTTTCSFSNTSDGMLTQETQPIEESPTKGFFALTPVRIRGLESPLRRSSIGDDGDGNGIGFGNRPSGGSSSSALRGMRGSESPLRIESPRVAQYRDKFTMISQDLERLLENLHVVYHKIGYTYAEIKGKEKTIFNKLSGSITEFYSSAEEEMNNLILENDVTQDILNRMLEKLQDPSGLSTIPDVYVRNAILYPKSKTVPDSPKKPLPLIEVQNSMNTAKKFVFKEYLPQLLNFIDHNIALQRMIHSVGEILIDLTEEDKLLAGGLPSLKSSEALRNILASQLNGREFNVEFLLGVFKKHKKLLLYDTEFSDISSERVKQMDRIASIYQQEYGFRCQRIRSLVNECDALVKKLGIPEDDISEKADLRQFIAKIDGNPRGGATADLIPVSNSTLEFLSNALSKYQRCESERQAEKTALLHSCETLWTLLKVPQGKIDSFQQQHSGLSLETLSNMKNELKNLQVMKKSLIKNIINESWGKINELWDTLQADSQDRAPFLRQFETLRNSSKTLEDDERLLEVCEEELKRLDARLAVYTPVLKLIEEFKSLKEDKLFLENSSKDSSRLLSRNSHKILLREEKTRKRILRHFPRVIRCMKLALERAEQVFHIPFTVDDQDIHEVIEQEEEQFRSNYPRSVLSLGTGTARRSQTTGTQRVAKPKTPQIKTPQLNSVRGVSGTLLGQESREHMQRTPVARVVHPKTPSNRVGLPSTDRRSKSLETRRSVPRQMSGTRSVKTQRSQTGLLPPTAITGRQAAEERKPASTVAPSHLPTSPRLRGIRPTRLFPLDMNTMHNRRSQIPVLFKSKSAIDFDTAAKSTRNSEPTLRVHNGGNTLSTPRLSSPYKEPEHCVYQVSMSPEGKLQLNVESEFRGKSKGKDSYDGENHHAGAVLDTQFDDTSILDDDEADPKFVQWKTEQLAKLDQLQHMRAADAQVTLEQHG; via the coding sequence ATGCCCAGTCGCAGTGCATCGTCAGCTGGTCGCTGTCGCTCTGTGTTGGTGCCAGTTCCTCGAAGAACTCTTCTCGAAGAGCTGAAAATTACCGGAAACGGAAATacgtcaacaacaaaaataacaaaatgGAGCGAATATACCCAAAACCTGAAGAACAAACAACACAGAGATGGAGGTTTGTTCGTTGGATGGGCATCGCGCTGGGTGTACTGCTCCCAACTGGTCAATTTTGTAGTGTCTGTGTCTCTGTGTGTGTTGGGAGGCTTCTTCGttattaaaaaaaaattagaaaACGAGGGGAGTGAAACAAAGCACCAGTGCAAGTGTGTGAACATATATATGGCTGAACAGCGGGAGAACAGTACGCAGACAACCACCTGTTCGTTCTCGAATACGTCGGACGGGATGCTGACGCAGGAGACACAGCCCATTGAGGAGAGTCCCACGAAGGGGTTTTTCGCACTGACGCCAGTCCGGATTAGAGGGCTCGAATCGCCTCTGCGACGGAGCAGCATTGGTGACGACGGTGATGGTAATGGTATCGGTTTTGGCAATCGGCCCAGTGgtggtagtagtagcagtgCTCTGCGGGGCATGAGGGGGTCCGAGAGTCCCCTGCGGATAGAATCGCCGCGTGTGGCACAGTATAGGGACAAGTTCACTATGATATCGCAGGATCTAGAGAGACTGCTTGAAAATTTGCATGTTGTTTACCACAAGATTGGTTACACGTACGCGGAGATCAAGGGCAAAGAGAAAACTATCTTTAACAAGCTGTCAGGATCGATCACAGAATTTTACTCTAGcgcagaggaggagatgaACAACTTGATCCTGGAGAATGACGTCACGCAGGATATTCTCAATAGAATGCTAGAAAAGCTACAGGACCCGAGTGGACTGAGCACGATACCGGACGTGTACGTCAGAAACGCAATCCTGTACCCTAAGAGCAAGACGGTGCCGGATTCGCCGAAGAAACCATTGCCACTCATAGAGGTCCAAAATTCGATGAATACGGCCAAAAAATTCGTGTTTAAGGAATACCTCCCTCAATTGTTGAACTTCATAGACCATAACATTGCATTGCAAAGAATGATCCATTCTGTGGGCGAAATACTGATTGATCTGACAGAGGAAGATAAACTGCTGGCAGGAGGGCTCCCCAGTTTAAAGTCTTCAGAGGCCCTACGGAACATATTGGCGAGTCAACTTAACGGTAGAGAGTTTAACGTGGAATTTTTATTGGGtgtcttcaaaaaacacaaaaaacTACTACTGTACGATACAGAGTTTAGTGACATTTCCTCAGAACGTGTAAAACAAATGGATAGAATTGCAAGCATTTACCAACAAGAATACGGTTTCCGATGCCAAAGGATACGATCTTTAGTCAATGAGTGCGATGCCCTGGTGAAAAAATTGGGTATCCCAGAGGACGATATATCAGAGAAGGCAGATTTGAGACAATTTATAGCGAAGATAGATGGTAACCCAAGGGGTGGGGCCACTGCTGATTTAATACCGGTGTCCAACTCAACTTTGGAGTTTTTATCAAATGCATTGTCAAAATACCAACGCTGTGAAAGTGAAAGGCAGGCTGAGAAGACCGCTCTATTGCATTCCTGCGAGACACTCTGGACTCTGTTGAAAGTTCCACAGGGTAAAATTGACAGTTTCCAGCAACAGCACAGCGGACTGTCCCTGGAGACGTTGAGTAATATGAAGAACGAGTTGAAGAATTTACAAGTCATGAAGAAATCTCTGatcaaaaatataataaaCGAGTCCTGGGGCAAGATCAATGAGCTGTGGGATACGTTGCAAGCGGACTCGCAGGATAGGGCACCCTTTCTGCGTCAATTTGAGACGCTGAGGAACTCTTCGAAGACACTGGAAGACGACGAGCGACTCCTGGAGGTATGTGAGGAGGAGCTAAAGAGGCTGGATGCAAGGCTGGCGGTGTATACCCCGGTGTTAAAACTTATCGAGGAGTTCAAGTCCCTGAAGGAGGACAAACTGTTTTTGGAGAACAGTTCGAAGGATTCTTCACGGCTTCTTTCGAGAAACTCGCACAAAATTCTTTTGAGGGAAGAGAAGACTAGGAAACGCATATTGCGACATTTCCCACGGGTCATTCGGTGTATGAAGCTGGCGCTGGAGAGAGCCGAACAGGTGTTCCATATACCGTTTACGGTGGACGATCAGGACATTCACGAGGTCATtgagcaagaggaggagcagTTCCGTAGTAACTACCCAAGAAGCGTGTTAAGTCTTGGGACTGGTACGGCGAGGCGATCGCAGACAACAGGTACACAAAGAGTGGCCAAACCTAAGACACCACAGATAAAGACACCACAGCTGAATAGTGTCCGTGGTGTGAGTGGTACACTTCTGGGGCAAGAGTCCCGCGAGCACATGCAAAGAACGCCCGTCGCGCGGGTAGTTCACCCGAAGACTCCATCCAACAGGGTTGGCCTTCCGTCCACGGATCGGCGGAGCAAGTCCCTCGAGACGCGGAGAAGCGTTCCGCGACAGATGTCCGGCACGCGATCCGTCAAGACGCAAAGATCCCAAACGGGGTTGCTGCCACCCACGGCGATCACTGGCCGTCAAGCCGCCGAGGAACGGAAACCTGCATCTACGGTGGCCCCATCTCACTTGCCCACCTCCCCTCGGCTGCGCGGCATACGACCAACGAGGTTGTTCCCTCTGGACATGAACACAATGCATAACCGGAGGAGCCAGATCCCCGTGCTGTTCAAGTCGAAGTCAGCAATAGACTTCGATACGGCAGCCAAGTCTACTCGCAACTCTGAACCCACCTTGAGAGTGCACAACGGCGGGAACACATTGTCCACCCCACGGCTGAGCAGCCCGTACAAGGAACCAGAACACTGCGTCTACCAAGTGTCGATGTCACCAGAGGGGAAACTCCAGCTAAACGTCGAGTCCGAGTTCAGGGGCAAGAGCAAGGGCAAGGACAGCTACGACGGCGAGAACCACCACGCGGGTGCCGTTCTGGACACGCAATTCGACGACACGAGCATCCtggacgacgacgaagcGGACCCGAAGTTCGTCCAGTGGAAGACGGAACAGCTGGCCAAACTGGACCAACTGCAGCATATGAGGGCCGCAGACGCCCAGGTGACCCTCGAACAGCATGGGTAG
- the AIM29 gene encoding Aim29p (similar to Saccharomyces cerevisiae YKR074W; ancestral locus Anc_5.659) produces the protein MSDALDYDMEEPLTSTARPLTNVTLTVRVIKSFPYRNVKNLVLANYNLREKTGADLMHDCLQHIKSEGSFRPFRSVDYDTLKIYTHAHRSKTVNLVINFDHDDDWIIDTRDPQGKKLCEYDIENETEISMYKLEDYQKFKENPEEKW, from the coding sequence ATGTCGGACGCACTAGACTATGATATGGAGGAACCCTTGACGTCGACCGCTAGGCCGCTGACGAACGTTACGCTGACCGTGCGGGTCATCAAGTCGTTTCCCTACAGAAACGTCAAGAACCTTGTGCTTGCAAACTACAACTTGCGGGAGAAGACCGGGGCGGACCTGATGCACGATTGTCTGCAACATATCAAGAGCGAGGGCAGTTTCAGGCCGTTCCGGTCAGTAGACTAcgacactttgaagatctACACGCATGCGCACCGGTCCAAAACGGTCAACCTCGTCATAAATTTTGACCACGATGATGACTGGATCATAGACACGAGAGATCCACAAGGTAAGAAACTGTGCGAGTACGACATTGAAAACGAAACTGAGATCTCCATGTACAAATTGGAGGACTACCAGAAGTTTAAAGAAAACCCGGAGGAGAAGTGGTGA
- the LPL1 gene encoding putative hydrolase (similar to Saccharomyces cerevisiae YOR059C; ancestral locus Anc_5.660) translates to MSSDKHLFVLVHGLWGTHKHMEPMEEVFRDVIPKDEGIIYFAPRQNAKFKTFDGIEIIGYRTLIELCHFIKSYDGPGKITKISIVGYSLGGLIARFLVGKCFSDCKELFKGIEPQLFITVASPHLGIDFYNRSGLWRGWLLNPFLKFLGTTFLGKSGRELFITNGYNDILVRLSQESYLENLKLFKHRVVFGNVKNDRTVAFYTAIISDCDPFIETNNRVRYVFEENIPDSDSFTSRIFPRIVDLNRLDKRVAIGNNRAPDKRLKITFQNVMLIFLMMTLVLPIALVLNLCGTLYSYWTTRKYRNMFQDDKLPDIVREQLGLSDQLQRYVSNTYQSIIDENNANGTNGDDTDDLRSADGDLQKIRSASLTSRENIELWDNFVEKYTHIGDRDQHWLSEFDRLPLDEKRRQIFRNLSTVEWIRVPMYIKSINAHGGIVARRGINEKTPATSLAGLQFEAKLIKYLLHK, encoded by the coding sequence ATGAGTTCTGATAAGCATCTTTTCGTGCTCGTGCACGGTCTTTGGGGCACGCACAAGCACATGGAGCCCATGGAGGAGGTGTTCCGGGACGTTATCCCGAAGGATGAAGGTATCATCTATTTTGCACCCCGGCAGAACGCGAAGTTCAAGACGTTTGACGGGATTGAGATCATTGGGTATCGGACGCTGATCGAGCTGTGTCATTTCATCAAGTCGTACGATGGTCCCGGGAAGATCACAAAGATAAGCATCGTGGGTTATTCCCTTGGTGGGTTGATTGCTCGGTTTCTTGTCGGGAAGTGTTTTAGTGACTGCAAGGAGTTATTCAAGGGGATAGAGCCGCAGCTTTTCATCACTGTGGCAAGTCCGCATCTAGGTATCGACTTCTACAACAGGAGCGGTCTCTGGAGAGGCTGGCTGTTGAACCcctttttgaagtttctgGGGACGACTTTCCTCGGTAAGAGCGGTAGAGAATTGTTCATTACAAATGGGTATAACGATATTCTTGTCAGGTTGAGTCAGGAGAGCTATTTGGAGAATCTGAAATTGTTCAAGCACAGAGTTGTGTTTGGCAATGTGAAAAATGATAGGACCGTGGCGTTCTACACGGCAATCATCTCGGACTGCGATCCGTTCATAGAAACGAACAATAGGGTGCGGTATGTGTTTGAGGAAAACATCCCGGACTCGGATTCGTTCACCTCGAGGATCTTCCCCAGAATCGTAGATTTGAACCGGCTGGACAAAAGGGTCGCTATCGGCAACAATAGAGCCCCAGACAAGCGACTAAAGATCACGTTTCAAAACGTCATGCTAATATTCCTAATGATGACTCTTGTCTTGCCCATTGCCCTTGTATTGAACCTCTGCGGTACTCTGTACAGTTACTGGACGACAAGGAAGTACAGAAACATGTTCCAGGACGACAAGCTCCCCGATATAGTGAGGGAACAGCTCGGCCTCTCGGACCAACTACAAAGATACGTGAGCAATACGTACCAGTCGATTATAGACGAGAACAACGCGAACGGAACGAACGGTGACGATACGGATGATTTGAGGTCAGCGGATGGCGACTTACAAAAAATCCGGTCTGCGAGTTTGACTTCCCGTGAGAACATCGAACTTTGGGACAATTTCGTGGAGAAGTACACACATATAGGTGACCGGGACCAACATTGGCTGTCCGAGTTTGACCGACTACCGCTGGATGAGAAGCGGCGACAGATATTTCGAAACCTGTCTACCGTTGAATGGATTAGAGTCCCCATGTACATCAAATCGATAAACGCGCACGGCGGGATCGTCGCAAGAAGGGGGATCAATGAGAAAACGCCGGCAACGAGTCTCGCAGGGTTGCAATTCGAGGCGAAACTGATAAAATACCTGTTACACAAGTGA
- the SLD7 gene encoding Sld7p (similar to Saccharomyces cerevisiae YOR060C; ancestral locus Anc_5.661), which produces MVLRDPVVLSFEVSAGPERVRIRDVQLWSREAVEARSIRTQTRCECRFLGYVSLAKLPLWVWTPGELYTCHTTSGTTLAYLQAKLKRWDRGIVLQRVDADNTYWILYRLDETTVGCTPLNVALQSRIETEIDDREAVPQVAPEVAVKHASPKKQLTETLSQLILTGLRIRDITRSNSAAEYADLYKMTLQAAQFAYRNSGTGSIPFEHLQQTVDSLLELFTSS; this is translated from the coding sequence ATGGTGTTGCGGGACCCGGTAGTTCTGTCGTTTGAGGTCAGTGCTGGTCCGGAGCGCGTGCGGATCAGGGACGTGCAGCTATGGTCAAGAGAGGCCGTTGAGGCGCGGTCTATTCGTACGCAGACGCGCTGCGAGTGCCGGTTTCTTGGGTACGTGTCCCTCGCGAAGCTGCCCCTGTGGGTGTGGACCCCCGGGGAGTTGTATACTTGCCACACGACGAGTGGTACGACTCTCGCGTATCTGCAGGCGAAATTGAAACGGTGGGACAGAGGTATAGTGCTGCAGCGGGTGGACGCGGACAACACGTACTGGATCCTGTACCGGCTTGACGAGACGACCGTCGGGTGCACTCCGCTGAACGTTGCCCTGCAGAGCCGCATTGAGACGGAGATCGACGACAGGGAAGCTGTCCCACAGGTGGCCCCCGAGGTCGCGGTGAAGCATGCGTCCCCGAAGAAACAGCTAACGGAGACACTCTCGCAGCTGATCCTCACCGGTTTGAGAATAAGAGATATAACGAGGTCCAATTCGGCAGCGGAGTACGCGGACCTGTACAAGATGACTTTGCAAGCGGCCCAATTCGCCTACAGAAATTCGGGGACGGGCAGTATCCCCTTCGAACACCTACAACAGACCGTGGATAGCCTTCTAGAACTGTTCACAAGCTCGTGA
- the CKA2 gene encoding casein kinase 2 catalytic subunit CKA2 (similar to Saccharomyces cerevisiae CKA2 (YOR061W); ancestral locus Anc_5.662) — protein sequence MPLPPSALNRKSSRVYSVARVYADACEKRPQEYWDYEQGVTIEWGKISNYEVVNKIGRGKYSEVFGGKCVANDKSCVIKVLKPVKMKKIYRELKILTNLTGGPNVVGLYDIVQDKDSKIPALIFEEVKNVDFRNLYPTFGLADIQFYFTQLLIALDYCHSMGIMHRDVKPQNVMIDPVERKLRLIDWGLAEFYHPGVDYNVRVASRYHKGPELLVNLNQYDYSLDLWSVGCMLAAIVFKKEPFFKGSTNPDQLVKIAAVLGTKELMSYLGKYGLDLPSEYDNIMREFPRREWREYIGSDNAHLAVPAMIDLIDNLLRYDHQERLTAKETMDHIFFKTKFE from the coding sequence ATGCCGTTGCCGCCATCTGCGCTGAACAGGAAGAGCAGCCGCGTGTATTCCGTGGCGCGTGTGTACGCGGATGCCTGCGAGAAGAGGCCCCAGGAGTACTGGGATTACGAGCAAGGTGTGACGATTGAGTGGGGGAAGATCTCGAACTACGAGGTTGTGAACAAGATCGGGAGGGGCAAGTACTCCGAGGTGTTTGGCGGGAAGTGTGTCGCGAACGACAAGTCGTGCGTCATCAAAGTGCTGAAACCggtgaagatgaagaagatctaCAGGGAGTTAAAGATTTTGACAAACCTCACTGGCGGGCCCAACGTCGTTGGGTTGTACGACATTGTGCAGGACAAGGACTCGAAGATCCCCGCGCTGATCTTTGAGGAGGTCAAGAACGTCGATTTCAGAAATCTGTACCCAACGTTTGGGTTAGCTGACATACAGTTCTACTTCACACAGTTATTGATTGCACTGGACTACTGCCACTCAATGGGGATTATGCACAGGGACGTAAAACCACAGAACGTGATGATTGATCCTGTAGAAAGGAAGTTGAGACTTATCGATTGGGGGTTGGCTGAGTTTTACCACCCTGGGGTTGACTACAACGTCCGTGTCGCGTCCCGTTACCACAAGGGCCCAGAACTGCTTGTTAACTTGAATCAGTACGACTACTCGCTGGACCTTTGGTCTGTCGGGTGTATGCTGGCCGCGATCGTATTCAAGAAGGAGCCCTTCTTTAAAGGTTCCACCAACCCTGACCAGCTGGTCAAAATTGCTGCCGTGTTGGGTACTAAGGAGCTGATGTCATATTTGGGCAAATACGGGCTTGATTTGCCCTCCGAGTACGACAACATCATGAGAGAGTTCCCCAGAAGGGAGTGGAGGGAGTACATAGGGAGCGACAACGCCCATTTGGCGGTCCCAGCGATGATTGACCTGATCGACAATTTGCTAAGGTACGACCACCAGGAACGGCTCACTGCAAAGGAGACCATGGatcatattttcttcaagaccAAATTCGAGTGA
- the KNAG0L01870 gene encoding uncharacterized protein (similar to Saccharomyces cerevisiae YKR075C and YOR062C; ancestral locus Anc_5.663), whose product MTSLDDSIISPQNMALLDNVTNYNREAVDYFHYEFGLGCDKLPMDWKILMKMRKHRLLRLPSCSMEDDVDYTMYMQRLHHCLWRRWSMELFGLQQKKCDPLSINWNKDTDVTVLYGPEFSSEAPASKEQQRALFGAPTAPQTISSKGVIDTPTIESGDEDSILYASSIDSSASSIFDSASRRRGSNGSVDRKLGLQFSDVVLKREISPRGDISEKCVRINDIKSRHHHRRHQHRHHNVHRQVVYSDASDYIMVEGGDLFYVN is encoded by the coding sequence atgACTAGTCTGGACGATAGCATCATTTCACCACAGAACATGGCGTTGCTCGACAACGTCACAAACTACAACAGAGAGGCCGTGGACTATTTCCACTACGAGTTCGGGCTGGGCTGCGATAAGCTACCCATGGACTGGAAAATACTCATGAAGATGCGGAAACACAGGCTGCTGAGGTTGCCCAGCTGTTCCATGGAGGACGACGTCGACTACACGATGTACATGCAGAGACTGCACCATTGCTTGTGGAGGCGCTGGTCCATGGAGCTCTTCGGCTTGCAGCAGAAGAAATGCGACCCCTTAAGCATCAACTGGAACAAAGATACGGACGTCACGGTACTATACGGGCCGGAATTCTCCTCGGAGGCACCAGCCTCCAAGGAACAGCAGAGGGCGTTGTTCGGTGCCCCCACAGCGCCACAAACAATCTCCTCGAAGGGGGTTATCGACACCCCGACGATAGAAAGTGGCGATGAGGACAGTATACTGTACGCCTCATCGATAGACTCCAGTGCATCCTCAATCTTCGACTCTGCATCGAGACGCCGCGGGTCCAACGGGTCCGTGGACAGGAAGCTCGGGTTACAATTTAGTGACGTCGTCCTAAAGAGGGAGATCTCTCCAAGAGGCGACATAAGCGAGAAATGCGTCCGCATCAACGATATCAAGTCGAGGCATCATCACCGCCGCCACCAGCACCGCCATCACAACGTGCACAGACAGGTGGTCTACTCCGACGCGTCGGATTATATTATGGTAGAGGGCGGTGACCTGTTTTACGTAAACTGA
- the RPL3 gene encoding 60S ribosomal protein uL3 (similar to Saccharomyces cerevisiae RPL3 (YOR063W); ancestral locus Anc_5.664) yields MSHRKFEAPRHGHLGFLPRKRAASIRGRVKSFPKDDKSKAVALTSFLGYKAGMSTIVRDLDRPGSKFHKREIVEAVTVVDTPAIVVVGLVGYVETPRGLRSLTTVWAEHLSDEIKRKFYKNWYKSKKKAFTKYSTKYAQDGTAIERELARIKKYATVVRVLVHTQIRKTPLSQKKAHMAEIQLNGGSISDKVDWAREHFEKTVSVDSVFENNEMIDVVAVTKGHGFEGVTHRWGTTRLPRKTHRGLRKVACIGAWHPAHVMWSVARAGQNGYHHRTSINHKIYRVGKGEDESNGSTSFDRTKKTINPMGGFVHYGDVKNDFVMVKGSIPGTRKRIVTLRKSLYTNTSRKALEEVNLKWIDTASKFGKGRFQTPAEKHAFMGTLKKDL; encoded by the coding sequence atgTCTCACAGAAAGTTCGAAGCCCCACGTCATGGTCATCTTGGTTTCTTGCCAAGAAAGAGAGCCGCCTCCATCAGAGGTAGAGTCAAGTCGTTTCCAAAGGACGACAAGTCTAAGGCTGTTGCTTTGACCTCCTTCTTGGGTTACAAGGCCGGTATGTCCACCATCGTCAGAGACTTGGACAGACCAGGTTCCAAGTTCCACAAGAGAGAGATTGTTGAGGCCGTCACCGTTGTCGACACCCCAGCtatcgtcgtcgtcggcCTTGTCGGTTACGTCGAAACTCCAAGAGGTTTGAGATCCTTGACCACCGTCTGGGCTGAGCATTTGTCCGACGAGATCAAGAGAAAGTTCTACAAGAACTGGTAcaagtccaagaagaaggccTTCACCAAGTACTCCACCAAGTACGCTCAGGACGGCACTGCCATCGAGAGAGAGTTGGCCAGAATCAAGAAGTACGCCACCGTCGTCAGAGTTCTTGTCCACACCCAGATCAGAAAGACCCCATTGTCCCAAAAGAAGGCTCACATGGCTGAGATTCAATTGAACGGTGGGTCCATCTCCGACAAGGTCGACTGGGCCAGAGAACATTTCGAAAAGACTGTTTCCGTCGACTCTGTCTTCGAGAACAACGAGATGATCGACGTCGTCGCCGTCACCAAGGGTCACGGTTTCGAAGGTGTTACCCACAGATGGGGGACCACCAGATTGCCAAGAAAGACTCACAGAGGTCTAAGAAAGGTTGCCTGTATTGGTGCCTGGCATCCAGCCCACGTCATGTGGTCTGTTGCCAGAGCCGGTCAAAACGGTTACCACCACAGAACCTCCATCAACCACAAGATCTACAGAGTTGGTAAGGGTGAGGACGAGTCTAACGGTTCCACCTCTTTCGACAGAACCAAGAAGACCATCAACCCAATGGGTGGGTTCGTCCACTACGGTGACGTCAAGAACGACTTCGTCATGGTCAAGGGTTCTATCCCAGGTACCAGAAAGAGAATTGTCACTTTGAGAAAGTCTCTATACACCAACACCAGCAGAAAGGCCTTGGAGGAAGTCAACTTGAAATGGATTGACACTGCCTCCAAGTTCGGTAAGGGTAGATTCCAAACCCCAGCTGAAAAGCACGCCTTCATGGgtactttgaagaaggattTGTAA
- the YNG1 gene encoding Yng1p (similar to Saccharomyces cerevisiae YNG1 (YOR064C); ancestral locus Anc_5.665), whose product MASIDPRCEFLGTLDHFVCDLVRELWVRRDDPRAVRSAQLQELVSGQQRALLAQRDQLVLQQLVREQYRGGTGKVVPVQAAAEEEAAMALAPAVAAPTEPTYCFCGGVSYGDMIACDNLQCPLTWFHYGCVGITGESPSGKWYCSVECEKAAEGSAPAPKKKKSRRKGW is encoded by the coding sequence ATGGCCTCAATTGACCCGCGGTGTGAGTTTCTCGGGACGTTGGACCATTTCGTGTGCGATTTGGTCAGGGAACTGTGGGTGCGGCGAGATGACCCGAGGGCTGTTCGTAGTGCACAACTGCAAGAACTTGTCAGTGGGCAGCAAAGAGCACTGCTGGCGCAGAGGGACCAGCTGGTCTTGCAACAGCTTGTTAGGGAGCAGTACAGGGGTGGTACCGGGAAGGTGGTCCCCGTACAGGCTGctgcagaggaggaggcagCAATGGCCCTGGCACCAGCCGTTGCGGCACCGACGGAACCAACGTACTGTTTCTGCGGTGGAGTGTCGTACGGGGACATGATAGCGTGTGATAATTTGCAGTGCCCGCTCACGTGGTTCCATTACGGTTGTGTTGGGATCACAGGTGAATCTCCCTCGGGTAAATGGTACTGTAGCGTGGAGTGTGAAAAAGCTGCGGAGGGTTCTGCGCCTGCaccgaagaagaagaaaagtaGGAGGAAAGGTTGGTGA
- the CYT1 gene encoding ubiquinol--cytochrome-c reductase catalytic subunit CYT1 (similar to Saccharomyces cerevisiae CYT1 (YOR065W); ancestral locus Anc_5.666), which produces MFARCARRYVSGGVRSRFSSSAVTRGNGSSSSSTRGKFLTWGVGVVGLGAATALYADTLTAEAMTAAEHGLHPPSYEWSHNGPLESFDHASIRRGYQVYREVCAACHSLDRVAWRTMVGVSHTDEEVKEMAAEFEYDDEPDEQGNPRKRPGKLADYIPGPYPNEEAARAANQGALPPDLSLIVKARHGGPDYIFSLLMGYPEDPPAGVTLPTGSNYNPYFPGGAIAMARVLFDDLVEYEDGTPATSSQMAKDVTTFLQWCAEPEHDERKKAGLKAVLMLSTLYLLSVWVKKFKWAGIKNRKFVFNPPTKR; this is translated from the coding sequence ATGTTTGCCAGGTGTGCTAGAAGGTACGTTTCAGGCGGGGTGCGCAGCCGTTTCAGTTCGAGCGCGGTGACCCGCGGCaacggcagcagcagcagcagcacgaGGGGCAAGTTTCTTACATGGGGGGTTGGTGTCGTTGGGCTGGGTGCGGCGACGGCATTGTACGCGGATACGCTCACCGCGGAGGCAATGACTGCCGCGGAGCACGGGCTGCACCCGCCGAGCTACGAGTGGTCGCATAATGGGCCCCTCGAGTCCTTTGACCACGCATCGATACGCAGAGGGTACCAGGTGTACAGGGAGGTCTGTGCCGCGTGCCACTCGCTGGACCGTGTTGCCTGGAGAACCATGGTCGGTGTGTCGCACACGGACGAGGAGGTCAAAGAGATGGCCGCGGAGTTCGAGTACGATGACGAGCCGGACGAGCAGGGGAACCCAAGGAAAAGACCTGGGAAACTGGCGGATTACATTCCGGGGCCGTACCCGAACGAGGAGGCCGCACGGGCGGCAAACCAAGGTGCTTTACCGCCAGACTTGTCCCTGATCGTCAAGGCGAGACACGGCGGGCCAGACTACATATTCTCTTTGCTCATGGGGTACCCGGAGGACCCACCAGCTGGCGTGACTTTACCCACTGGGTCCAATTACAACCCGTACTTCCCCGGTGGGGCCATCGCGATGGCGCGTGTCCTGTTCGACGACCTCGTGGAGTACGAGGACGGCACTCCAGCAACGTCGTCACAGATGGCAAAGGACGTGACCACGTTCCTCCAGTGGTGTGCGGAACCAGAACACGACGAGCGGAAAAAGGCCGGGCTCAAGGCAGTCCTCATGCTATCGACGCTGTACTTGCTCTCCGTGTGGgtcaagaagttcaaatGGGCAGGTATAAAGAACAGGAAGTTCGTGTTCAACCCGCCAACGAAGAGGTAA